The Raphanus sativus cultivar WK10039 chromosome 6, ASM80110v3, whole genome shotgun sequence sequence TAAGTGTCTTCAAAAGAGTACAAATTAATTTGAAACGTTTCAAAAGTTTGATACTATCGTTTTGAGAAAATTGAGATATAGACAAGGTTCTAGATTTGAAATTATCTCCCTGTAtctatatattgaaaattaaagttcTACACATGCAACTTTTTATACATAGGCACATATTTAGTATCTccaaagttaaaataaaatctcTTAATTGTAAGTTTATAACAAATTAGAGCACCTACTAGTGAAAAGGGGGATACTTTATGATATCATATATAGTGACATAAAAACATAGCTGAAGACAACTATTTAAGCAGaattatatattgataaaaaaagcAGAATTATATAAAACAGTACGAAAAATAAACATAACGTGGACATGCATGTCTGTATATCatttacaaacaaataaaaagaaaataaatactaTAAGCTCGCAATCAAGAGATCTTTGTGtatgatatgatatatatttctcaatcttattttcaacattttgttgttagaaaaatacaaataataataaaaagtggTCCTAAAGAGATATAGAgatatagagaaaaaaagagagatgcTATTCCCGGAGACTGATAGTAGTACAGTGGGGGAGGTCCATGCCATCTCGTAACATCCAACACCTCACCAACTTAGCAGctgttttatatattacaattCTCTGAATAATAATTACTCTTACTTTAAATTGGAATAAGATGCATTTTTTAACATTGtaacacaataaaaaaaaaacttcttcaTAGTAAAAGCTTATCTCGAGTGGAGTGAGACACACTGCCTGCTGTGAAAGAGTATTGGCTATTTTTCACCGTTACAAacaataatttgttttcttataattcATACGCAGCAGTAAATTTACAATTACAATCTCACTCGCCAGTGAAGCCGAGCCAAGCTACGACTAAGAAACCGTAATTAATTATAGcagtaattgttttttttcaccgagtatttaaagataaaaaaagacAGTACTAATTAgcgaagtaaaaataaaaataaaagagtataaatgaaattaattatGGTGAGATTCTCTTTTCCCTTTCTCCTCCTCTCGCggttctcttcttcttgttctactGCTTGTTTCCTTGCTTCCTTCTTCTCCTCGAGGCTTGAGTTCCGCTTATCTGTAATGGAGTAGCCTCTCGCTATCTCTTTCGCTTTGATGttctttttatcttcttcttcttcctctccagAAATTACGCCCAGATCTTTGCTTTGCTTGAACGAACTTCTCCGTTTCCCTCTTTAAAAATTCTGGTTTCAGATTTCATTATATATCCTCTGAATCTTCGAGATAACTTCTTCCTAAACTCGTCGATAAAACCTCGTCTGTCGGAAGTGTaccattttttcttttggatttgaGTTCGGTCTGAATAATATTAAGGTGAGGAGAAGACTTTTGGTTCTTGTCGGATTATATCTTGGGGTCGTGTTTCTTTGTTCGTAGATAGTTTTGTTTTAGGGTatcaaaacaagaaacaaacaaaaacgcTGAGAATTTCATCAGTTAGTCTTGCTAGATCTGCTTGGTTTTCTTAGATTCGTTGAACATCAAAGCTTTTGTCTTTGCAGAAGTGGTAACAACAATCTGTTAGGGTTTAGATTCACACTAACTGCTGATTGTGATTTGGGCTATCTAAATAGTAAAGTTTCCTTCTTTATTAGATTTGATGATTCTAAAAAGCAAgagatcttttttttgttttgtttttttgtttgtgtgtaCTTATTATAGTTTGAAGCTGCTATTAGGTTTATCTGTGTTGTTGTTGACTGTAtgagttattttattattttacttagATTCTGTAGTGAGTATCTAGATTCCTATTAAACAATGCTTAACAATTCACTTTTCCATGCTCCTTATCATTAGCAGTGTCAAAgttgctttgttttgttttctttttattattaattattcttTTATGAGATACTGAATTAACTATACAGTTTGTATTTTGGTCAAATGTTGCTTGTTGTGCCTAATTGTCATCTAGATTGCTATTAAACAATGTTAAAAAGAAGTCACCTTTTCATGCTTTATTTTTCTAAGCATACTTTTCTTACTTGTTGAGATTAAACTAAACAGTTTATGTCAATCCAGGCTTTGTATTTGGTCAAAAAATACATCAGTCCAGATGGAACATTGCTAAGGAGAATACTTGTTAGTTACTGAATAGTTTATATTCCAGCTCTAATGAAGAACGGACAGGTTCGTCTACCACCCTCTTCTTGTTATAATGTTGCTTTATGTTTTAGTGTATTCCCTGTTGACTACTCTGTGAGTAGTTTTTGCAACTTTAtctattttgttctttttttttttgagatgtTTCCTAATTGAAAGCTTATTGGCTCTCTCTAAACAGTAATAAAATCTGAGGATTATTAGGTCAATGCTTTCTTGGATTTTGGATTTTGCAGAGCACACAGGAGATGCAGTCTTCTACACAAGTTTCACATGAGAATAACAACCAGTCATTAGAAGCTCCTATACAAGACTCTGGGTCTGTCTCTGCCTCAAGTAATGACGGTAGGAAAGTTTCAAGGCAAGATATTGAACTTGTAAGTGAACTTTTTGGCTCTCACCTTCcttctcttatatatatatacttgtgtgtttgtgtgtgtctGTTCATGTGATCTTCTTCTTGTGTAGGTCCAAAATTTGATAGAGAGATGTCTTCAGCTTTACATGAACAGAGATGAGGTGGTGAAGACCCTCTTGACCCGTGCAAGAATTGACCCCGGATTCACAACTCTAGGTAATGGTCTTGATCGTTTGTTCAATTTCATCTTTTATGCCATTTTTTCTGAAAACTTTCTTTGTTGAATTTTTTAGTATGGCAGAAACTGGAAGAAGAGAACGCAGATTTTTTCAGAGCATATTACATCAGACTGAAACTGAAGAAGCAGATAATTGTGTTCAATCATTTGCTTGAGCACCAGTATCACCTCATGAAGTATCCTGTACATCCTAAAGTTCCGTTGGTCCCAATGCAGAATGGGATTCATCCCATGGCTCCTGGTAAGTCTGACTCACTTCTATATGTCTTCTTTATTATTTGTGTTTCAATGTTATTTTAACACTAGAAGTTTGCATCGCAGTTAACAACATGCCAATGGGATACCCAGTACTACAGCATCCTCAAATGCATGTTCCAGGCCATCCTCATATTGATGCAATGGGAATGTCAAGCTGCCACGTGGTTAATGGAGTCCCTGCACCTGGGAACTTCCAACCAATGAGGATGAACTCAGGGAATGAGTAAGAACCGAGTTTCCAGTTTGACATCATGCTTCAGTCTTTGTTTCTGATTCTTCATTGTTGTTTCTGGTTGTTGATGTAGTATGGTGATAGATACAACTGCGGCTGATCCAACACCAATGATTCCACCAAACAATGGTATGTCATCAGTGTCGGAGATGCCGGTGAGTCCAGCTTCCGTGGCGTCTAGTGGGCACTTCCCTTTTGCTGCTTCAGACATGTCAGGGATGGGGATGGACACGTCAGCTCTTGATTCTGCTTTCACATCTGATGTGGGGACTTCGGTTGGGTTACAGCTTGGACCAGACGGAGGAGCTGGAAACTCCAGAGACAATATGAGGCCATTTGATCAGATTCCTTGGAACTTTAGCCTCTCTGATCTCACTGCTGATTTGTCAAATCTTGGAGGTATATATGTTCTTTCTATAGAATGTTTTGCACAATGTTTAGTGTCTGATGAATGGAGATCTTTGTAATTTTACAGATCTAGGAGCCTTAGGAAACTATCCTGGTTCCCCATTTCTTCCATCTGATTCAGAGATTTTACTTGATTCTCCGGAACAAGATGACATTGGTAAAACatatcaaaatttgatttattgCAGCTTCATGTTCTGTGATCATTCACTAACCAATCTTTTCCAACTGTATTATGCAGAGGAGTTctttgtggattcgatcccagGGCCTTCATGTCCACAGTCAGATGAAGACAAACCTTAAATTTCCGTAGTCTCAAGTCTCAATCAAGCCATGATATCTCTGATCAACAGGAAGCAAGCAAAGGTGTTACTGGTTCATGATCTCTGTTTAAGGCTAATAAATTAGACTAAAAGATTCATTGGTTAGTAGTGGTCAGCTTTGAAGTTGTATTTGCaccttttcttttatttattttgagaatGTGTAAGCATTGTAGAGACCATTATCGTTGTATAATATATGTCTCAGTAATCTATCTATCCCCCCTCCCCCCCCTCTTTGTGGACCGTTCATGATGTATTTAGTATAATGCAACTATGCATGAGTAAGTATCTCATCTCCTTCCTCtttactagtttttttttctttttgcaggaGAAAATGACGTATTACTTA is a genomic window containing:
- the LOC108813069 gene encoding uncharacterized protein LOC108813069 — encoded protein: MKNGQSTQEMQSSTQVSHENNNQSLEAPIQDSGSVSASSNDGRKVSRQDIELVQNLIERCLQLYMNRDEVVKTLLTRARIDPGFTTLVWQKLEEENADFFRAYYIRLKLKKQIIVFNHLLEHQYHLMKYPVHPKVPLVPMQNGIHPMAPVNNMPMGYPVLQHPQMHVPGHPHIDAMGMSSCHVVNGVPAPGNFQPMRMNSGNDMVIDTTAADPTPMIPPNNGMSSVSEMPVSPASVASSGHFPFAASDMSGMGMDTSALDSAFTSDVGTSVGLQLGPDGGAGNSRDNMRPFDQIPWNFSLSDLTADLSNLGDLGALGNYPGSPFLPSDSEILLDSPEQDDIEEFFVDSIPGPSCPQSDEDKP